DNA from Desulfitibacter sp. BRH_c19:
ACTATTTCTTCTCCCCCATATCTTGCTATAAAATCTGTGGCTCTGCATGCACTTCTAAAAATCTTGCCAACTTCTTTTAATACTTCATCTCCAGCTTGGTGACCATAGTAATCGTTATAAGGTTTAAAATAGTCTATATCTGCCAGAATTAAAGAATAGACCCTTCCATATCGTATGGATAAGTTATGTATTTTTTCCAGTTCAATATCAAAAGCACCACGATTCCAAATTGCCATTAAAGCATCTTTTCTTGATAAATGTTTAAGCAAATGATTCAATTTTTTCAGTTCTTCATTTTTCTGAAGTAATTGATCAGCATAAAACTTTAAACTAAGATGTGCTCGAACTCTTGCTATTAACTCTGGCATGAATACTGGCTTTGTAACGAAATCTACGGCTCCTGCCTGGAATCCTTTAACAATATCTGCTTTATCTACTCTAGCTGTTACAAAAATAACTGGAATATCTTTAGTAATTGGTTCCCTTTTAAGGGCTTTACAAACATTTATTCCATCGGTTTTGGGCATCATTATATCCAGCAACATTAAGTCTGGCTTTAAGTCGTAAGCTGATTTAAAGCCCTCATATCCATCATGCGCCTGAATAACTTTGAACCCCTCTTTTTCTAATAATTTTGTTAAAAATACCCTATTTAGTTTGTCATCATCAACTACCAATATAGTAGCCTCAGCATTGTACTCCATGGCACCCACCCTAAAAGTAACCTTAGCAGATATATTCTATATATATATATATATTCCTTTCTGTAAAATGGAATTAAATCTATAATCATTAAACTTTTTCAAAATACAAATATTGTACTTATAATTATGGCCACAATAACACCCGTAATACCACCTAATATAACTTCCAAAGGTCTATGACCTAGTAATTCTTTCAGTTCCTTACGATTTTTTAAAGGTGGTTCATTTGTTGATATAGCCTGTACCAGTTTAGTTAAATCTTCTCTGATTTTATTTATTTCCGAAGCGTGTTTGCCGGCCTGCCAGCGCACACCAGCTGCATCATGTGCAACAATGAGAGTTAGTACTATTGATATGGAAAAAAATGGGCTTGCAAAACCATAATTAATACCTATTGCCGTTGATAAAGCAGCAGTTAAAGCAGTATGTGAGCTTGGCATCCCACCTGTGCTCATCAGTAAGCCAAGATTTATTTTACCGTCTAGAAAATAGTCTAAAATCAATTTTATTACTTGAGCTAGGATCATTGCGGCAAGGGCACTTAAAAGTTCATAATTAATTATCATGTATTTTAATGCACCTACTTTTTAAATTAGTAGTTAACTTTCTCAATATGAAAAATATGTAAAATGTAAGTAATAGATTATAAAAAAGTTGTTTGTCCACTTTTGTATGTAACAAACAACTTTAGCTTACACTTAACCCAATGTTATTATTTATTCAATTTCCACTACTGTACCCGGAGGTCCAAATTTATGTTCGATAACATTCATCACTCTATCTATTAATATGGCCATTAACGCTCCTAATCCCGCGCCTACAATAGTAAACTCTCCCCAGTTCATTGTTAAACCCACCATTATTAAACGGCCAAGTCCCCCTGCACCAATAAGACCTGCCAAAGTGGCTGTACTTACTGTAATAACTGTTGAGGTTCTTATCCCAGCAAGTATTACAGGAAGTGCTAAAGGTAATTCAACTTGAAAAAAGACCTTGGTTGCAGGCATGCCCATTCCTCTAGCAGCTTCTTTTATATCCTCGCTTACCCCAGCTAAACCAGCTATTGTATTACGTGCTATTGGCAAAAGACCATAAATAACTAGAGCGTATAATGCTGACTTAAAACCTAATCCTAATATGGGGAAAAACATAACTACCACAGCAAGAGGAGGTATTGTCTGGCCTGCGTTTAAGACTGTCATAATAGGATCTGAATATCTTCTATATCTTGATCTTGTCAGAAAAATACCAATAGGCAGAGCAATAGAAGTTGCTACTACAAGAACTATACCAACTAAAATAAGATGCTCCACTATATGTTGAGGCGCCCTATCAAACAAAGCCAACATAAAGCGTTCTGTCGTCATTGCCATTAGCTCAACCTCCTATCTTGCTGACATGTTTTTTTAACTCTTTCCAGGTTAGTATTCCTACCAGTTTTTCACCTTCTAAAATTCCAACTACATCTGTATCTTTTTCTAGCATGGCAGCTAAAGCATTATTTAGGGGCTCATATACTTGAACAAATGAGGAACTTTTAGTTAATTTTTCTATAGTATGGCTTTCAACAGGTTCCATTAAGTGACCACACTTGCCAAGTCCTAGCATTTTAACCCCTCGATCAGCACCAACAAATTCTGACACAAAATCATTTGCTGGAGATGATAGTATTTCTTCAGGAGTACCAAATTGAACAATTTCTCCTTCATTCATAATTGCAATCTTATCGCCCATTTTTATAGCTTCATTAATACTATGCGTAACAAAGCATATTGTTTTTTTAATATTTAGTTGAATTTTTAAAAACTCATCCTGCAAATATGACCTTACTAGTGGATCAACTGCACCAAAGGGTTCATCCATTAACATTATTGGCGGGTTCACAGCCATAGCCCTAGCAACACCAACCCTTTGCATCATACCCCCACTAAGCTGATATGGGTAATTATCCCGAACTACTTCTGGATCAAGACCCACTAATGAAAGCAGTTCATCTACTCGCTTGGAGATCTTATCTTTAGGCCATTTTAATAGTCTTGGAACAATTGCAACATTTTCTTTAATAGTCTTATGAGGTAAAAGACCGATTTGTTGAATAACATATCCGATAGTTTGCCTTAACTGATCTGGATTCTTTTCCATAGCATTTTCGCCATCTATAAATACTTTTCCAGAAGTAGGCTCTATTAATCTGTTGATTAACCGTAAGGTGGTACTTTTACCACACCCTGAGGGTCCCACAAACACACATATTTCACCACTATTAACTTTCAAATCAATACTGTTTACAGCTGGTATTTTTTGACCTGGAAATCTCTTAGTTAACTGTTCTAACCTAATCAAATTGCCTTCCCCCTTTGTAGCACTAACTATTTACTCTCAAGCCAGGAGATATGAGCTTTCTCTCTATCCTACCTAGAATAAAATCAATGGCTAATGAAATAACCGCTACTATTAGCGCACCAACAATAATCATATCCATATTTGATCTTGAAATCCCTAATTGAATGAGTCTCCCCAAAGTTTGTACACCAATAAATGTAGCAACTGTAGTTATTCCAGTTGTTAAAACGACTGAAATCCTAATGCCTGCAAATATTACAGGTAAAGCTAAGGGTAGTTCAATTTCCCAAAATAATCTCCAACTTGGCATCCCCATTCCCCTACCAGCTTCTATTATTGACTTGTCTACTGACTTAACACCTTTGTAAACATTTCTAAGTAAAGGTAACATTGCATACATTAC
Protein-coding regions in this window:
- a CDS encoding glycine/betaine ABC transporter; protein product: MDPLGYFLNNTERIATYAQIHFKVVLIVTVISLLLWIPVGVLITRNERLAQVALNIANLLMCIPSIALFAIFVTIPFFGLGMRSAATALVMYAMLPLLRNVYKGVKSVDKSIIEAGRGMGMPSWRLFWEIELPLALPVIFAGIRISVVLTTGITTVATFIGVQTLGRLIQLGISRSNMDMIIVGALIVAVISLAIDFILGRIERKLISPGLRVNS